The proteins below are encoded in one region of Candidatus Saccharimonadales bacterium:
- a CDS encoding DUF5665 domain-containing protein, with amino-acid sequence MANAKTPSEKDYARLGKTLEKVLLQYNLQVTRHWGKFIALSFVRGLFMGLGSIIGATLLVALIVWLLNIFGGLPVFGEWFDALRESIRQSSTS; translated from the coding sequence ATGGCTAACGCTAAAACTCCGAGCGAGAAAGACTATGCCCGTCTCGGCAAGACACTTGAGAAAGTGCTCCTGCAGTATAATTTACAGGTTACGCGTCACTGGGGTAAGTTTATCGCACTTAGTTTTGTCCGGGGTCTTTTTATGGGTCTAGGTAGCATTATCGGCGCTACCTTGCTAGTAGCACTCATCGTTTGGTTACTTAATATTTTTGGTGGTCTACCGGTTTTCGGTGAGTGGTTCGATGCTCTGCGCGAATCGATCCGGCAATCTTCGACTTCCTAG